GCTGTCGTTTCCGGCTCCGACGTCCGTGCCTCGGGTCGCGTCGCGTACCGCGAACCCGATCGCCGAGTGGATCGCCAAGGGCAACGTGCAGAACATCCGGTTCGACAGCAGCTTCGAGGCCGTCAACCCGGCGCTACGTGAGCAGTGCCGGGGCTTCACCCGCAACAACGTGGTGCACGCCCAGCACTGGCGGCACGACGACGGTCCGCATCCGACGCTCTGTGTGATCCACGGCTTCATGGGCTCGCCGTATCTGTTCAATGGCTTGTTCTTCTCCTGCCGTGGTTCTACCGCTCCGGATACGACGTGCTGCTGTACACGATGCCGTTCCACGGCAGCCGCGCCGAAAAGGGTTCGCCGTTCAGCGGTTACGGCTTCTTCGCACACGGTTTCTCCGGCTTCGCCGAAGCGATGGCGCAGGCCGTGCACGATTTCCGCTCGATCATCGACTATCTGGAGTTCACCGGGGTCGACCGGATCGCGCTGACCGGAATGTCGTTGGGCGGATACACCTCGGCGCTGATCGCCAGCGTCGACGACCGGATCCAGGCGGTGATTCCGAACGTCCCCGTCGTCACACCCGACCAGACCGTCGACGAGTGGTTCCCGGCCAACAAGGTCGTCGAGTTGCGAAGTCGGCTGTCACACACCGATTCCGAGCTCACCAAAGCGGCGACGCTGTACTCCTCGCCGCTGAACTACCAGCCGCTGGTGCCCAAGGACCGACGGTTGATCATCACCGGCCTCGGCGACCGGCTCGCTCCTCCGGAGCAAGCCGAAATGCTGTGGGAGCACTGGGATCGCTGCGCGTTCCACTGGTTCCCGGGCAACCACATCCTGCATGTCAGCCAGCCCGACTATCTACGCAGGATGACCCGCTTCATGCGCGACTTCATGTTCGACTGACGAGCGCCCACCGACCGGCCAGCCGCCCGGCTCCAAAAGGCCAGGCGGTAGCGGGACGCCCGGGATGGCCAGCCGGTCCGTCGATCGAGGCGCCAGCGCGCTGAGCAACGGCCGCTGTATGCCTCGCTGAGGCACGAGTCCGGCCACCGGTACCCGCGCACCGCCTCGGCCGTCCGGAACGCACAGAGCGCGTACTTCTGGATGTGCTGAGGTGCCGCTGGTCGACTGCCGACCACGTTTCGGTCGGCTGCGTCCATACTTCGGCGAGCCGCCCGCGCAGCCCGTCGTCGATGGGAATCGCGTACGCCGAGAGATATCCGCTGTCCCCGCGCATCCCCCGCCACGTCTCGCGGTCGCCGTCGGCAAGTAGCTTCGGGGCATCGTCGACGAGGACATTTCGCGAAGATGGTCGGCGAGCCGACGACCGACGATCTCGGCGGTGTCCAGTAGAGAGTTCAGCCGACCGGGCACGCAGCG
The nucleotide sequence above comes from Mycolicibacterium moriokaense. Encoded proteins:
- a CDS encoding type VII secretion protein EccE, encoding MTIRLALAFVAVVLAALAYPWQSDLDWWILGIAIAVIVIVFAWWRGLFVTTMIARRLSVFRRNHSKREVQPSGSVTVVLRIDDPAGVGLSLPMVAGYVERFGVRCEKVRVTNLDDGSASGTWISLTLNAVGNLTALRARSAELSTGHRRDRRSSARRPSSRNVLVDDAPKLLADGDRETWRGMRGDSGYLSAYAIPIDDGLRGRLAEVWTQPTETWSAVDQRHLSTSRSTRSVRSGRPRRCAGTGGRTRASARHTAAVAQRAGASIDGPAGHPGRPATAWPFGAGRLAGRWALVSRT